In a single window of the Thermoplasmatales archaeon genome:
- a CDS encoding DNA-directed RNA polymerase subunit D: MMERRKRAEKEVGGYSPMSLKIIESSDRFMRFSVNEINPSIANALRRTIMDDIPKLAIDKVIFHHGQIRDNEGNVYDSSLPLFDEIVAHRLSLVPLITDPKMNFREECSCKGEGCPLCTMSYSINRIGPGLVTSADLQPLGNPELVPSDLEIPIVKLGPKQAILVTAEARMGRGSEHAKWCVTSGVAYKYHREYIVKKSEIGNWQNYKDKCPGSVIGENDKEIRFTDDYGCTLLYQLLDNPNVERFEDPTTYIFQFETDGSYKAIDVLEYALKRLPQRLNTLLDSLVVQD; this comes from the coding sequence ATGATGGAACGAAGAAAAAGGGCGGAAAAAGAGGTAGGAGGGTATAGTCCCATGTCTCTGAAAATTATTGAGTCTTCAGATCGATTTATGAGATTCTCCGTCAACGAGATTAATCCGTCGATTGCGAATGCACTGCGGCGCACGATTATGGACGATATCCCAAAACTCGCTATCGACAAGGTTATTTTCCATCACGGCCAGATCAGGGATAACGAAGGAAACGTGTACGATTCGTCGCTTCCATTATTTGATGAGATCGTGGCTCACAGGCTTTCTCTCGTTCCGCTAATCACTGACCCGAAGATGAATTTCAGGGAGGAATGCAGTTGCAAAGGGGAAGGATGCCCTCTCTGCACGATGTCTTATTCAATAAACCGAATCGGTCCAGGTCTCGTTACTTCTGCGGATCTGCAGCCATTGGGAAATCCCGAGCTTGTTCCATCTGATCTGGAGATTCCTATCGTTAAGCTAGGACCGAAACAGGCAATTCTCGTCACGGCGGAGGCACGCATGGGAAGAGGAAGCGAGCACGCTAAATGGTGTGTAACCTCTGGTGTTGCATACAAATATCACAGGGAATATATTGTGAAAAAATCTGAGATCGGAAACTGGCAGAACTACAAGGATAAATGCCCGGGAAGCGTCATCGGTGAAAACGATAAAGAGATCAGATTTACAGATGATTATGGATGCACACTGCTATACCAACTTCTTGACAACCCAAACGTAGAGCGGTTCGAAGACCCTACAACATATATTTTCCAGTTCGAGACTGATGGGTCGTATAAGGCTATCGATGTCCTGGAATATGCACTGAAGAGACTGCCACAGAGACTTAACACTCTTCTGGATAGTCTTGTGGTTCAGGATTAG
- a CDS encoding NAD(+) kinase encodes MNVGIVIRKNCQRCANVAERIVDIFPPDWRCFYDREVSRFLDVESTDFSKVALDFMISIGGDGTVLRALQVNSAPVIGINMGSLGFLSEVEIGDVESSVYSLIRGDYKIEETLKLKVSINGEELPECTNEVVVHTRKIAKIRKFEVFVGDNFYQRVNADGIIVATPIGSTSYSYSAGGPVIFPTLDAMTVSFIAPFRAGGRSLVIPNDQVIKIYLLGTDQDSMVIIDGQKEYRVDVGDEISVSVSKNRAKFITFQRSFYDKVREKLLGNVVD; translated from the coding sequence TTGAACGTTGGTATAGTCATACGGAAAAATTGTCAGAGATGCGCAAATGTCGCTGAGAGAATCGTCGACATATTTCCGCCTGACTGGCGTTGCTTCTACGACAGGGAAGTCTCAAGGTTTCTTGATGTAGAAAGCACTGATTTTTCAAAAGTTGCGCTTGATTTTATGATATCTATAGGCGGAGATGGAACAGTTTTAAGGGCCCTTCAGGTGAATAGCGCCCCTGTTATCGGAATAAACATGGGCAGCCTTGGGTTTCTCAGTGAGGTTGAGATAGGCGATGTAGAGAGCTCCGTTTATTCACTCATACGAGGGGATTACAAAATCGAGGAAACCCTGAAGCTTAAGGTGAGTATCAACGGGGAGGAACTCCCCGAGTGCACTAACGAGGTCGTTGTTCACACACGCAAAATTGCGAAGATAAGGAAATTTGAAGTATTCGTTGGGGATAATTTTTATCAGCGAGTTAACGCGGACGGAATCATAGTTGCTACCCCGATAGGATCAACATCGTACTCTTACAGTGCAGGTGGACCGGTGATATTTCCAACTTTAGACGCCATGACCGTTTCATTTATAGCCCCTTTCAGGGCGGGTGGTCGCTCCCTTGTAATTCCAAATGATCAGGTGATAAAGATCTATTTGCTTGGCACGGATCAGGATTCCATGGTGATAATAGACGGCCAAAAAGAGTACCGCGTGGACGTTGGCGATGAGATTTCGGTCAGTGTTTCCAAGAACAGGGCAAAATTCATTACGTTTCAGAGATCTTTTTACGATAAGGTAAGGGAGAAACTGCTTGGCAATGTGGTCGATTAG
- a CDS encoding Mov34/MPN/PAD-1 family protein, which yields MWSIRRRTLRMILEASKDTYPKEFGALLKAENGVIYEIAILPGTVNGDRHTIFYMYNKPIDFSIVGSVHSHPSGVTLPSDEDKHMFSNSGDIHIIVGYPYEIDHFSAYNRKSESIPLKVI from the coding sequence ATGTGGTCGATTAGGCGTAGAACGCTGCGGATGATACTCGAAGCGTCGAAGGACACATACCCCAAGGAGTTCGGTGCCCTTCTGAAGGCAGAGAACGGTGTGATCTATGAGATAGCGATCCTTCCTGGAACAGTTAACGGAGACAGACATACTATATTCTATATGTACAACAAACCAATAGACTTCAGCATTGTCGGTTCTGTCCACTCTCATCCCTCAGGAGTTACTTTACCTTCCGATGAGGATAAGCACATGTTCTCAAACAGCGGAGATATACATATAATCGTTGGATATCCATACGAGATAGATCATTTCTCGGCATACAACAGAAAGAGTGAATCGATCCCACTGAAGGTTATCTAA
- the prpB gene encoding methylisocitrate lyase yields MSILRDNVNEGPSALRNILKDSFAVAPGVIDGIAALQAQRAGFNSLYLSGSGVAGSMGLPDLSVTTLTEVAECVRKIVQVSKLPLIVDADTGFGEAINVTRTVRVLESVGASAIHIEDQVLPKKCGHLSGKVLVDPREMILKVKAAVEARKNDDFVIIARTDARSVTGLNDAIERAKEYTENGADMIFTEALESKEEFAKFARGIKTPLLANMTEFGKSPLLTVDELRRIGYKAVIFPLTAFRASLLTNEAVFSFIAKNGTQAGIMDRLMTRTEFYTLIGYDDYENEDSNLASRNYKKDRSSK; encoded by the coding sequence ATGTCAATTTTAAGAGATAATGTAAATGAAGGGCCATCAGCCTTAAGAAATATCCTAAAAGACAGTTTTGCAGTGGCACCAGGAGTTATTGACGGGATAGCAGCCCTACAGGCTCAAAGAGCAGGGTTTAATTCACTTTATTTATCTGGATCTGGAGTTGCTGGGTCCATGGGATTGCCAGATCTTTCAGTAACGACGCTTACGGAGGTGGCGGAGTGTGTTAGAAAAATTGTACAAGTTTCCAAGCTTCCACTTATAGTTGATGCGGACACTGGATTTGGCGAAGCAATAAATGTTACACGAACTGTGAGGGTGCTGGAAAGCGTGGGAGCATCTGCTATCCACATTGAAGATCAAGTGCTTCCAAAGAAGTGCGGGCACCTTTCTGGAAAAGTTCTTGTTGATCCAAGGGAAATGATTCTTAAAGTTAAAGCTGCTGTTGAGGCAAGAAAAAATGATGATTTTGTTATCATAGCCAGGACAGATGCAAGATCCGTTACCGGTCTGAACGATGCGATAGAAAGAGCGAAAGAATATACGGAAAACGGTGCTGACATGATATTTACAGAGGCTTTGGAGTCCAAGGAAGAGTTTGCAAAGTTTGCAAGAGGGATAAAGACACCACTTCTGGCAAACATGACGGAGTTTGGAAAGAGCCCGCTACTTACTGTTGACGAACTAAGACGAATTGGATATAAAGCGGTTATTTTTCCGCTCACGGCATTCAGGGCTTCCCTACTTACAAATGAAGCGGTGTTCTCATTCATAGCCAAAAACGGAACTCAGGCAGGCATCATGGACCGCTTGATGACAAGGACAGAGTTCTACACTCTGATTGGATACGATGACTACGAGAACGAGGATTCTAATCTGGCTTCGCGAAACTACAAGAAAGATAGGAGTTCAAAATAA
- a CDS encoding MmgE/PrpD family protein, with the protein MDTVVKKIIEHSNDILDHPLSGELLDELKKRVADSLVVSFGAMRSEPVVLEKKALLPANGKYNAHIYFSNEKASVDTATFINGTMTRYLDFNDTYLSKEALHPSDNIPPMLAIGDAFGLSSMQILKGVNMAYDVVCSLSDVVSIRDMGWDHVTYDSISSASGLGLILNLEETKFENLLGLAINNNISLRQTRSGELSMWKGCTAANASRNSVFAAVLAQEGLTGPSPIFEGEFGFFKQVSGAFDLNITYGKVLKTMIKNYPVEYHAMSAAEAAESLHKRLRGVVQSVTVETFEVANKIIIKDPEKRRPKTRETADHSMPFIIAYTLLHGAPTPDTFQETYFEEKNLLDLIDRTDFKVTEKYNKMYPEYLPIKITVKTDRVEETEEIEVPKGHFRNPYSWNDLEKKAASLMGKERAKEVIEFCKSIEKRQIDDLFELLSQEVSNKN; encoded by the coding sequence ATGGATACAGTAGTTAAAAAAATAATAGAACATTCAAATGACATATTGGATCATCCGTTAAGTGGTGAATTGTTAGACGAACTCAAGAAAAGAGTTGCAGATTCTCTTGTTGTATCATTTGGAGCAATGAGATCAGAACCAGTGGTTTTAGAAAAGAAAGCATTGCTACCTGCTAACGGAAAGTATAACGCGCACATCTATTTCTCAAATGAAAAGGCGTCTGTTGACACTGCTACTTTTATAAATGGGACCATGACACGTTACCTCGATTTTAATGATACTTATCTTTCGAAGGAAGCCCTTCACCCTTCAGACAATATACCCCCCATGCTTGCCATAGGAGATGCTTTTGGACTTTCGAGTATGCAAATATTGAAGGGTGTCAATATGGCCTATGACGTAGTCTGTTCTTTGTCCGATGTGGTCTCCATTCGTGACATGGGCTGGGATCACGTAACTTACGATTCAATTTCTTCTGCTAGTGGACTCGGACTGATCCTCAATCTAGAGGAAACAAAGTTCGAGAACCTGCTTGGTCTTGCGATAAACAACAACATAAGTCTCAGACAGACCAGATCAGGAGAACTCAGCATGTGGAAAGGATGCACAGCCGCAAATGCAAGCAGGAACAGCGTTTTTGCTGCCGTTCTTGCACAAGAAGGACTGACCGGGCCATCGCCTATATTTGAGGGTGAATTCGGATTCTTCAAACAGGTCTCAGGAGCATTTGATCTCAACATAACATACGGGAAAGTACTCAAAACAATGATCAAGAATTATCCTGTCGAATACCACGCCATGAGTGCTGCCGAAGCTGCCGAGTCCCTTCATAAAAGGTTAAGAGGTGTCGTGCAAAGTGTAACCGTAGAGACTTTCGAAGTGGCAAACAAGATTATAATAAAAGATCCAGAAAAACGAAGGCCTAAGACTAGAGAGACTGCAGACCACAGCATGCCATTCATTATAGCCTACACACTTCTTCACGGTGCTCCTACCCCAGATACATTCCAGGAGACTTATTTCGAAGAAAAAAATTTGCTTGATCTGATCGACAGGACTGATTTCAAGGTGACTGAAAAGTACAACAAGATGTATCCCGAGTATCTTCCAATAAAGATAACTGTAAAGACCGATCGAGTAGAAGAAACCGAGGAGATCGAGGTACCAAAAGGACATTTTAGGAATCCTTATTCATGGAACGATCTAGAAAAGAAAGCCGCCTCATTAATGGGCAAAGAACGAGCTAAGGAAGTTATTGAGTTTTGCAAAAGCATAGAGAAGAGACAAATTGATGACCTGTTCGAGCTCCTTTCACAGGAAGTAAGCAACAAAAACTAG
- the aspS gene encoding aspartate--tRNA(Asn) ligase, whose translation MSRNYIYELSGSEDGKRVDIAGWVQDIRKLKNVAFLMVRDNTGIVQSTLKLDNDSTREMINELTRESVIRLTGILNKHSQAKGGMEVQVIDLSLLNRSLTPLPLGIADPVEADFDTRFNNRFLDLRKPERLQIFHLESELLWGIRKFLNSEHFIEVHTPKIVAAATEGGADLFGVKYFEKNAYLNQSPQLYKEMLMSAGFDRVFEVGPAFRAEEHNTPRHLNEFTSIDIEMSFSDHNDAMSMLERSVKAGIESVALSNTFTDLASTQIEIPEIPFPRISYQRCIDYLHKNDVEMDFGGDFSPEQLKIIGEQFKSFYFITEWPSQVRAFYTMPKEDNPLVTNSFDLQYRDKEITSGAQRIHEIDLLEKRLKEKGLKPADFEFHLKAFRYGMPPHAGWGLGLERLTMILLDLQNIREVSLFPRDRTRIVP comes from the coding sequence ATGTCTAGAAACTACATTTATGAACTATCTGGTTCAGAAGACGGAAAACGAGTTGATATAGCGGGATGGGTTCAGGATATCAGGAAACTAAAGAACGTTGCCTTTTTGATGGTGAGAGACAACACTGGTATCGTTCAGTCAACACTCAAGCTGGACAATGATTCAACAAGAGAAATGATCAATGAACTTACCAGAGAATCGGTGATAAGGCTCACAGGTATACTGAATAAACACTCCCAAGCCAAAGGGGGAATGGAGGTCCAGGTAATCGATCTTTCCTTACTTAATCGTTCATTAACCCCACTTCCTTTGGGAATAGCAGATCCAGTTGAAGCTGATTTTGACACAAGGTTTAACAATAGATTTCTTGACCTTCGCAAGCCTGAAAGATTGCAAATATTCCACCTGGAAAGCGAGCTATTATGGGGCATAAGGAAGTTCCTGAATTCTGAGCACTTCATTGAGGTCCACACGCCTAAAATCGTAGCTGCTGCAACAGAAGGCGGAGCCGATCTCTTCGGCGTAAAGTATTTTGAAAAAAATGCATATCTTAACCAGAGTCCACAGTTGTACAAAGAAATGCTCATGTCCGCAGGATTTGACCGAGTGTTTGAGGTGGGACCTGCCTTTAGAGCCGAGGAACATAACACACCCCGACATCTGAATGAATTCACTTCTATAGATATTGAAATGAGTTTTTCCGACCACAATGACGCTATGAGCATGTTAGAAAGATCTGTTAAGGCAGGTATAGAATCTGTTGCTTTAAGCAATACTTTTACCGACCTCGCGTCAACGCAAATCGAAATCCCTGAAATTCCATTCCCCAGAATATCGTATCAGAGATGTATTGACTATCTACACAAAAATGATGTTGAAATGGATTTTGGTGGAGATTTTAGTCCGGAACAACTCAAAATCATTGGAGAACAGTTCAAGTCGTTTTATTTTATAACTGAATGGCCGTCCCAAGTGAGAGCGTTTTATACTATGCCAAAGGAAGATAACCCCCTTGTAACAAATTCATTCGATCTGCAATATAGGGATAAAGAAATCACGTCAGGAGCGCAACGTATCCACGAAATAGATTTATTAGAAAAAAGGTTAAAGGAAAAAGGTTTGAAACCAGCAGATTTTGAATTTCACCTGAAAGCGTTCAGATATGGTATGCCACCACACGCAGGGTGGGGATTAGGTCTGGAGCGTCTCACGATGATTCTGCTAGATTTACAAAATATCAGAGAAGTCAGTTTATTTCCTAGAGACAGAACGAGAATCGTTCCTTGA
- a CDS encoding nodulation protein NfeD: MKAYKILLFVIFAATLVAMAGASHASGQKVVVVLNLDEEIDPGSGNFIASSLSSLTPSTTEAVIINMNTPGGILENMLQMVNAINSTEAKGINVYTYIPADGMGASAGSYVAMATTGIYMGSGSYIGPSTPIVEGGTALEEKHTTDAMAALMGSMAIAHNRNATAAENMVFNNTAYTETQAVSINLVTGYSPNLTALITSLHLSSYPVETGNPNFYDDFLSFLSNSTVDGIFILIGAIAILADLFHGTAILSAVGIILIALGLLGAEIIGASLVGIILLLVGAVLIIVEAKTGHGISLVAGVVTALIGTFLLASPYLSSNVGYSPAPYGANSYIVAIAIGVIAVFFGFMIRRIAVTFKARKFTGAEVLIGRTANVKESLSPKGWISIDGVRWEAKTEDNSYIDKGQKVTVTSRDGLVLLVKPVSNEPPKSESNKDQ; the protein is encoded by the coding sequence GTGAAGGCTTACAAGATTCTCCTGTTTGTTATTTTCGCGGCAACACTAGTGGCCATGGCTGGTGCTTCCCATGCGAGCGGCCAGAAGGTAGTCGTTGTCTTGAATCTGGATGAAGAAATTGATCCAGGCTCTGGAAATTTCATAGCAAGTTCTCTCTCATCTTTAACCCCAAGCACAACTGAGGCGGTGATCATCAACATGAACACCCCAGGCGGGATTCTCGAGAATATGCTTCAGATGGTTAACGCAATTAACAGTACCGAAGCAAAAGGGATCAACGTTTACACATATATACCGGCAGACGGAATGGGGGCATCGGCAGGCTCTTACGTCGCGATGGCTACAACTGGGATATATATGGGCTCTGGCTCCTATATCGGTCCATCAACGCCGATTGTTGAGGGTGGAACCGCCCTCGAAGAAAAGCATACAACCGATGCTATGGCTGCATTGATGGGAAGTATGGCGATAGCGCATAACAGGAATGCAACTGCCGCTGAGAATATGGTGTTCAACAACACAGCTTATACCGAAACACAAGCTGTATCAATCAATCTTGTAACCGGTTATTCTCCAAACCTTACGGCCCTCATCACGTCGCTTCATTTGTCATCTTATCCGGTAGAAACAGGTAATCCAAATTTCTATGATGATTTCCTCAGCTTTTTGAGTAACAGCACAGTAGATGGCATATTTATCCTTATAGGTGCTATCGCAATTCTAGCGGATCTGTTTCATGGAACTGCAATACTGTCTGCTGTCGGGATAATCCTTATTGCTCTTGGTCTTCTTGGTGCTGAGATCATTGGTGCCTCTCTTGTCGGAATTATACTCCTGCTGGTGGGTGCCGTTTTGATCATCGTTGAGGCGAAGACAGGCCACGGGATTTCACTTGTAGCAGGTGTCGTAACGGCGCTGATCGGCACATTTCTTCTGGCTTCGCCATATCTTTCTAGTAATGTTGGATACTCACCGGCCCCATATGGCGCCAACAGCTACATTGTTGCTATTGCGATTGGTGTTATCGCAGTATTCTTTGGGTTTATGATCAGAAGAATTGCCGTCACTTTTAAAGCAAGAAAATTTACAGGTGCAGAAGTGTTAATAGGACGGACAGCAAACGTAAAGGAATCCCTTTCGCCAAAAGGATGGATATCAATAGATGGTGTTCGATGGGAAGCAAAAACTGAGGATAATTCATACATAGATAAGGGACAGAAGGTAACTGTAACCTCGCGCGATGGCTTGGTATTACTCGTTAAACCTGTGAGTAATGAACCGCCAAAAAGTGAATCGAACAAAGATCAATGA
- a CDS encoding ROK family protein produces the protein MPKFILGYDVGGTKVSAVLGDENGRILSVVRKPTVRHLGPKKLRDDLINMGWEVMERSGIKQPDSIGVIFAGLVDQKRGLVISSPNILGLRNFNITKMLEDEFGTKAYLENDATAATIAEKLFGSAKNMDNFVYMTISTGIGGGAFVNGQLYRGAHGMAGEFGHMVIMSNGPICGCGRRGCLEAVAGGKGIARRASENITAIHESHLFSKLKPSEIDAKKVFEFKRKGDMFSQLIVEETIYYLAVGIVNVINIMDPEAVIIGGGIADAGNDLFVPLRMAIREEFKSMYRPVKILRGLKNGHDLAPVSIPIFNETETSMHNSPVAKST, from the coding sequence ATGCCAAAATTCATTTTAGGATACGATGTTGGTGGAACCAAGGTATCCGCGGTGTTGGGTGATGAAAATGGAAGAATACTGTCTGTTGTAAGGAAACCCACGGTTAGGCACCTCGGACCAAAAAAACTTCGAGACGATCTAATAAATATGGGCTGGGAGGTAATGGAACGCAGTGGCATAAAACAGCCAGACAGCATTGGTGTAATTTTTGCTGGTCTTGTTGACCAGAAGAGGGGGTTAGTCATATCATCTCCAAACATTCTCGGTCTAAGGAATTTCAACATTACAAAGATGCTTGAAGACGAATTCGGGACTAAGGCTTACCTTGAAAATGATGCAACCGCAGCCACTATTGCTGAAAAACTATTCGGATCTGCCAAGAATATGGACAATTTCGTATACATGACAATAAGCACGGGAATAGGAGGAGGTGCATTTGTCAACGGACAGCTTTACAGGGGAGCTCACGGAATGGCTGGAGAGTTTGGACACATGGTTATAATGTCCAATGGGCCAATATGCGGATGCGGACGACGTGGCTGTCTTGAAGCAGTGGCCGGTGGGAAAGGAATTGCCCGCCGAGCTTCTGAAAATATTACTGCAATACATGAGTCACATCTTTTCTCTAAGCTAAAGCCTTCCGAAATTGATGCAAAAAAGGTGTTTGAATTTAAGAGGAAGGGGGATATGTTTTCGCAGCTGATCGTTGAAGAAACTATATACTACTTAGCTGTTGGCATAGTCAATGTGATAAATATCATGGATCCGGAGGCAGTCATAATAGGCGGTGGAATCGCAGATGCTGGAAATGACCTTTTTGTTCCATTGAGAATGGCAATAAGGGAAGAGTTTAAAAGCATGTACAGACCGGTAAAGATTCTGCGTGGCCTTAAGAACGGGCATGATTTGGCTCCAGTATCTATACCGATATTCAATGAAACGGAGACGAGCATGCATAATAGCCCGGTAGCAAAATCAACGTAA
- a CDS encoding helix-turn-helix domain-containing protein, which translates to MAKSITIELDLKKLGIINPHFYVHEKELLVHDIINYGPDQIVYIASLEGKDIKKSSLTLLSKKEELLKLYNLESFEILSTGNRSGEYTILISQRVPPVLKKLIERYYETIFLVPPIKISQESMKFNFLIIKHESKKFMELLKELDVPYTIKKTSDVFSNGGMSVSSPAKSARLTKKQVIILKKAYDFGYFDIPRKLTMKQFSIKLGISLASTHRILKRIERKAIIKLLENL; encoded by the coding sequence ATGGCAAAGAGTATAACAATTGAACTTGACTTAAAAAAACTAGGAATAATAAATCCGCATTTCTATGTTCATGAAAAGGAACTACTAGTGCACGACATAATAAATTATGGACCAGATCAAATAGTGTATATTGCTTCTCTTGAGGGCAAAGATATCAAGAAAAGCAGTCTCACCCTCTTATCTAAAAAAGAAGAACTATTGAAATTATATAACTTGGAGAGTTTTGAAATATTATCAACGGGAAACAGATCTGGTGAATATACAATACTCATATCTCAAAGAGTCCCGCCTGTCTTGAAAAAATTAATAGAAAGGTATTACGAGACCATCTTTTTAGTACCTCCAATTAAGATTTCACAGGAATCTATGAAATTCAATTTCCTCATTATAAAACATGAATCCAAAAAATTCATGGAACTGTTGAAAGAACTTGATGTCCCGTATACTATAAAGAAAACATCGGATGTTTTTTCCAATGGAGGGATGTCTGTATCGTCTCCTGCTAAATCTGCTAGGTTGACCAAAAAACAAGTGATAATATTGAAAAAAGCATATGATTTCGGGTATTTCGATATACCGAGGAAACTGACAATGAAACAATTTTCAATAAAACTTGGTATATCATTAGCGTCAACACACAGAATTTTAAAGAGAATAGAAAGAAAAGCGATCATTAAACTTCTGGAAAATTTGTGA
- a CDS encoding minichromosome maintenance protein MCM, which produces MLWYDRKVISHVIDLHVEMIPIGIEEEDRLRESWLRIYSEYGYMDTINRVSSVYPDEKSIYVSFKDLSDFGRHNSSFESAILDNPEHLLALGEEVLRSLIHTDRVNVNRVNLRISGLSEDQSFRKEIRQIRSEDIEKLLSINGIVRKNTEVLPRLQDAAFECSVCGAITKVKQSKGKMEEPAKCSNELESGIEHNKAKFKLVPELSEFVDTQKIELQENPETLEGGTQPQRITVIIEDDLTGRLYPGDRVTIDGIVRAEQKRIGIVTLTEFEIYFYCVNYKKSKELEEITISSEDEEKIIALSKTPSLIDKLSSSIAPTIFGLDMIKTALVLQMFGGVRKVMKDGTTIRGDIHILMVGDPGTAKSQLLKYMTEISPRGVFTFGRGSSAAGLTAAAVHDEFGEGRWTLEAGALVLADNGFCAIDEMDKMDDRDTAAMHEAMEQQTITISKAGIMATLKSRCSILGAANPKWGRYDPNRSIVDQIDFPPPLLSRFDVIFKIIDRPEKSSDERLADHVLRAHRVGEIYRSLEENEIVDYEIPDEEYFAPIVEKELIRKYVSYSRTRVFPRLSDEAIKLLKDEYVKTRGGNTESIPITARQLESTIRLAEAAARTKLSPLVTAEDAMLAKKIVDYYLRDVSMTDGGVDIDILLSGTSSKQRNDLETVFDIIKELKAESKHAAEINEVISLSVSKGLTEERARDAIEHLKRSGQIYEPSYKKLDVIR; this is translated from the coding sequence ATGCTTTGGTATGACAGAAAAGTTATTTCACATGTTATAGATTTGCATGTAGAAATGATCCCGATAGGAATTGAGGAAGAAGATCGATTGAGAGAATCCTGGCTCAGGATTTACTCCGAATACGGATATATGGATACAATTAACAGGGTAAGCAGTGTTTATCCGGACGAAAAGTCAATTTACGTTTCATTTAAGGATCTTTCTGATTTTGGACGGCATAATTCATCGTTTGAATCCGCCATTCTGGATAATCCGGAGCATCTACTTGCACTCGGAGAAGAAGTCTTGCGCAGTCTCATACATACCGATCGGGTAAATGTTAATCGAGTTAACCTCAGAATATCAGGTCTTAGTGAGGATCAAAGCTTCAGAAAAGAGATAAGGCAGATAAGGAGCGAGGATATTGAGAAGCTGCTCTCTATAAACGGCATAGTCCGAAAGAATACGGAAGTTCTCCCTCGCCTTCAGGACGCAGCTTTTGAGTGTTCTGTATGTGGAGCCATAACGAAGGTCAAGCAGTCAAAAGGTAAAATGGAAGAACCTGCTAAATGCTCAAACGAACTTGAAAGTGGAATCGAGCATAACAAGGCAAAGTTCAAACTTGTTCCTGAACTTTCGGAATTTGTAGATACTCAGAAGATTGAGCTTCAGGAAAATCCAGAAACACTTGAGGGCGGAACCCAACCACAGCGAATTACCGTGATTATTGAGGACGATCTCACTGGCAGGCTCTATCCTGGGGATCGGGTAACCATCGATGGGATTGTTAGGGCAGAACAGAAACGTATTGGAATAGTAACTTTGACTGAGTTCGAGATATACTTTTATTGTGTAAATTACAAGAAATCCAAAGAGCTAGAGGAAATAACAATTTCTTCAGAAGACGAGGAAAAAATAATCGCCCTTTCCAAAACCCCGTCTTTGATCGACAAACTGTCATCATCCATTGCTCCAACAATATTCGGGCTCGACATGATAAAGACGGCACTGGTCCTCCAGATGTTTGGCGGGGTAAGAAAAGTCATGAAGGACGGGACAACGATAAGAGGGGATATCCACATACTGATGGTTGGAGACCCGGGAACCGCTAAGTCTCAATTGCTGAAGTATATGACTGAAATATCGCCAAGAGGAGTTTTTACTTTCGGCAGAGGCTCAAGTGCTGCTGGATTGACCGCTGCCGCGGTTCATGATGAGTTTGGTGAAGGCCGATGGACGCTTGAGGCAGGTGCTCTTGTCCTTGCAGACAACGGTTTCTGTGCAATCGACGAAATGGATAAGATGGATGACAGAGATACAGCCGCTATGCATGAAGCGATGGAACAGCAGACAATAACTATTTCCAAAGCTGGAATAATGGCCACGCTGAAATCCAGGTGCTCTATTCTTGGTGCGGCAAATCCAAAATGGGGAAGGTATGATCCTAACAGGTCCATAGTCGATCAGATCGATTTCCCGCCTCCTCTGCTCTCTCGTTTCGATGTAATTTTTAAGATTATTGATCGTCCTGAAAAGTCTTCCGATGAGCGTTTGGCGGATCACGTTCTCAGAGCACATCGCGTCGGTGAAATATATCGCAGTCTCGAGGAAAACGAGATCGTTGATTACGAGATACCGGATGAAGAGTATTTTGCGCCCATCGTTGAGAAGGAGTTAATCAGAAAATATGTGTCTTACTCAAGAACTCGCGTGTTTCCAAGACTCTCCGATGAAGCCATAAAACTGCTGAAAGATGAATATGTGAAAACGAGAGGCGGGAACACAGAATCAATACCCATTACAGCAAGGCAGCTTGAATCAACAATCAGGCTTGCTGAAGCGGCTGCTAGAACAAAACTATCTCCGCTCGTTACCGCAGAAGATGCAATGCTTGCAAAGAAGATTGTCGATTATTATCTCAGAGATGTGTCAATGACTGACGGTGGTGTAGATATAGATATCCTGTTGAGTGGAACAAGTTCCAAACAGAGGAACGATTTGGAAACAGTTTTTGATATAATCAAAGAGCTAAAGGCTGAAAGCAAACATGCAGCTGAGATCAACGAGGTTATATCTTTGTCTGTTTCGAAAGGCCTCACCGAAGAGCGAGCACGAGATGCGATTGAACATCTCAAGCGTTCAGGACAGATATATGAGCCTTCATACAAAAAGTTGGACGTGATTCGTTGA